Below is a genomic region from Streptomyces ferrugineus.
CGCGTGCGGGACAATGACAGCGAGCGACCGGCTCACCCACGTACGACACGTACACAGCAACGAGGAGCAAGCAATGGCGGGCAGCAGCCACGGTCACACCCCGGCCGCCTGGACCGGTGTCACGATCGCCTTCATCGGTTTCTGCGTGGCGGGCGCCTTCATGGTGCTGGACCAGCCCGCGGGCTTCTGGGCCGGCCTGGGCCTCACGGTCCTCGGTGGCGTCATCGGCTGGATCATGAGCGCGATGGGCATGGGCCAGCCCAAGGACGCCCACAAGGCGCTGCTCACCACGCAGCAGCGCGAGGCCGCGAGCGTCGAGAGCTGATCCACGTACGACTTCGCTGAGGGGCGACCCGGCACCGATGGAGTGCCAGGGGGCGCCCCTCACGCGTGTGCGGGGCACAATGCATGACGTGAACGCCGACACCCAGAGGGTGACCGAGCCCCGTGCGGGCGCCGCCATGCCGGCGCGACTGGCCGCTCCGGCGGGCGTGCTCGCGGCCGTCGTCGGCGCCTTCGCCTACGTGGGCGCCGTCGACCCCAACGAACCCGGCCACTACCCCGCCTGCCCGCTCCTGCAGTACACCGGCATCTACTGCCCCGGCTGCGGCGGACTGCGCAGCGCGCACGCCGTCGTCCACGGGGACTTCCCGGCCGCGCTCCAGGGCAACGCGCTCGCCGTCGCCGGCTATGCGCTCTTCGCCGTGGTGTGGACCGTCTGGGTGGTCCGCGCGGTGCGCGGGCGCCGCCCGCCGAGGATCGACCTCGGGCCGGTGCACCTGTGGACCGCCGGTACGTTGCTGCTGGTCTTCACCGTTGTCCGGAACCTGCCGTTCGGTGGCTGGCTCCACCCTTGATCAACTCATGAACGTCCAGGTAGTGGGACCGGCGTCAACCGGATGCGAGGCCGACGCCCACCTACGGATACCATCGCAGTGACCACCGGTTTCGTACCGTTCACCGCCCACCGTCTGGAAGGGGGCCGCTCGCGTGAGTGTGCTCGACGAGATCATCGACGGAGTCCGTGCCGACCTCGCGGAGCGGCAGGCGCGCGTCAGCCTCGACGAGCTCAAGGAACGCGCGGCCAAGGCACCCGCGGCCAAGGACGGGGTCGCCGCGCTCAAGGGCGACGGCGTCAAGGTCATCTGCGAGGTCAAGCGCTCCAGCCCCTCCAAGGGCGCGCTGGCCGCGATCGCCGACCCGGCCGGGCTCGCCGCCGACTACGAGGCGGGCGGCGCGGCCGTCATCTCCGTCCTCACCGAACAGCGCCGCTTCGGCGGCTCGCTGGCCGACCTGGAGGCGGTCCGGGCCCGCGTGGACATCCCGGTCCTGCGCAAGGACTTCATCGTCACGTCGTACCAGCTCTGGGAGGCCCGAGCGTACGGCGCCGACCTGGCCCTGCTGATCGTGGCCGCGCTGGAGCAGCCGGCCCTGGAGTCCCTCATCGAGCGCGCCGTGTCCATCGGCCTCACGCCCCTGGTCGAGGTGCACGACGAGGACGAGGTCGAGCGCGCGGTCGACGCCGGCGCCAAGGTGATCGGCGTCAACGCCCGCAACCTCAAGACCCTCGAGGTCGACCGCGGCACCTTCGAGCGTGTCGCGCCCGAGATCCCGGACGCCCTGGTCAAGGTCGCCGAGTCCGGCGTCCGCGGTCCCCACGACCTCATCGCCTACGCCAACGCGGGCGCCGACGCGGTGCTGGTCGGCGAGTCCCTCGTCACCGGCAAGGACCCCAAGTCCGCGGTCTCCGACCTGGTGGCGGCGGGCGAGCACCCCGCATTGCGGCACGGTAGAGGCTGATCACCCGCTAGGCTGACCCCGATGACTCTCACCGTGACCACCATGGACCGGCACGCCCGCCTCGCGCGCGGCTGCCGCCCCCGTGGCTGCCGCGCGCCGGCACGCCGCGTGCACGGCCGCAGGGTCAGGTACGTCATCGGTGACGAACCCGGGCAGGTAAACGGCCGTCGATGGCAGCGCCCCTTCAGGGGCGCGGGGAACTGCGCGACCAGCCACTGACGGCCTACAGCCAACAGACAAACCCCGCCCCCACGGCGATTAGTGTCATTTCCACGCACTCACCGTGAGGTACAGGCATGCCCAGCGACTTCTTCATCCCCGACCCGCAGGGTCAACTCCCCAGCCCCGAAGGCTACTTCGGGGCGTTCGGCGGCAAGTTCATCCCGGAGGCCCTGGTCGCCGCCGTGGACGAGGTGGCCGTCGAGTACGACAAGGCCAAGCACGACCCCGAGTTCGCCCGCGAGCTCGACGACCTGCTGGTCAACTACACCGGTCGGCCGTCGGCGCTCACCGAGGTCCCCCGTTTCGCCGCGGAAGCGGGTGGCGCCCGGGTCTTCCTCAAGCGCGAGGACCTCAACCACACCGGCTCCCACAAGATCAACAACGTGCTCGGCCAGGCCCTGCTCACCAAGCGCATGGGCAAGACCCGAGTGATCGCCGAGACCGGCGCCGGCCAGCACGGCGTCGCCACGGCGACGGCCTGCGCCCTGTTCGGCCTCGAGTGCACCATCTACATGGGCGAGATCGACACCAAGCGCCAGGCCCTCAACGTGGCCCGCATGCGCATGCTCGGCGCCGAGGTCATCGCCGTGAAGTCGGGCAGCCGCACCCTCAAGGACGCCATCAACGAGGCGTTCCGCGACTGGGTGGCGAACGTCGACCACACCCACTACCTCTTCGGTACGGTCGCCGGCCCGCACCCCTTCCCCGCCATGGTCCGCGACTTCCACCGCGTGATCGGCGTCGAGGCCCGCCGCCAGCTCCTGGAGCGGGCCGGCCGCCTCCCCGACGCGGCCGTCGCCTGCGTCGGCGGCGGCTCCAACGCCATCGGCCTCTTCCACGCCTTCATCCCCGACACGGACGTACGCCTCATCGGCTGCGAGCCCGCCGGGCACGGCGTCGAGACCGGTGAGCACGCGGCCACGCTGACCGCCGGCGAGCCCGGCATCCTGCACGGCTCCCGGTCCTACGTCCTCCAGGACGACGAGGGCCAGATCACCGAGCCGTACTCGATCTCGGCGGGTCTGGACTACCCCGGCATCGGCCCCGAGCACTCCTACCTCAAGGACTCCGGCCGCGGCGAGTACCGCGCGGTCACCGACGACGCGGCCATGCAGGCGCTGCGCCTGCTGTCGCGCACCGAGGGCATCATCCCGGCGATCGAGAGCGCCCACGCGCTCGCCGGCGCGCTGGAGGTCGGCCGGGAGCTGGGCAGGGACGGGCTGATCGTCGTCAACCTGTCCGGCCGCGGTGACAAGGACATGGACACGGCCGCCCGGTACTTCGGCCTGTACGACACCGACGCCGAGGTCGCCGCCGACGCAAACGGCGGTGCCGCCGAGATCCAGGGGGACGCCAAGTGAGCGGGAACAT
It encodes:
- a CDS encoding HGxxPAAW family protein; its protein translation is MAGSSHGHTPAAWTGVTIAFIGFCVAGAFMVLDQPAGFWAGLGLTVLGGVIGWIMSAMGMGQPKDAHKALLTTQQREAASVES
- a CDS encoding DUF2752 domain-containing protein codes for the protein MHDVNADTQRVTEPRAGAAMPARLAAPAGVLAAVVGAFAYVGAVDPNEPGHYPACPLLQYTGIYCPGCGGLRSAHAVVHGDFPAALQGNALAVAGYALFAVVWTVWVVRAVRGRRPPRIDLGPVHLWTAGTLLLVFTVVRNLPFGGWLHP
- the trpC gene encoding indole-3-glycerol phosphate synthase TrpC, whose amino-acid sequence is MSVLDEIIDGVRADLAERQARVSLDELKERAAKAPAAKDGVAALKGDGVKVICEVKRSSPSKGALAAIADPAGLAADYEAGGAAVISVLTEQRRFGGSLADLEAVRARVDIPVLRKDFIVTSYQLWEARAYGADLALLIVAALEQPALESLIERAVSIGLTPLVEVHDEDEVERAVDAGAKVIGVNARNLKTLEVDRGTFERVAPEIPDALVKVAESGVRGPHDLIAYANAGADAVLVGESLVTGKDPKSAVSDLVAAGEHPALRHGRG
- the trpM gene encoding tryptophan biosynthesis modulator TrpM, with the protein product MDRHARLARGCRPRGCRAPARRVHGRRVRYVIGDEPGQVNGRRWQRPFRGAGNCATSH
- the trpB gene encoding tryptophan synthase subunit beta, which gives rise to MPSDFFIPDPQGQLPSPEGYFGAFGGKFIPEALVAAVDEVAVEYDKAKHDPEFARELDDLLVNYTGRPSALTEVPRFAAEAGGARVFLKREDLNHTGSHKINNVLGQALLTKRMGKTRVIAETGAGQHGVATATACALFGLECTIYMGEIDTKRQALNVARMRMLGAEVIAVKSGSRTLKDAINEAFRDWVANVDHTHYLFGTVAGPHPFPAMVRDFHRVIGVEARRQLLERAGRLPDAAVACVGGGSNAIGLFHAFIPDTDVRLIGCEPAGHGVETGEHAATLTAGEPGILHGSRSYVLQDDEGQITEPYSISAGLDYPGIGPEHSYLKDSGRGEYRAVTDDAAMQALRLLSRTEGIIPAIESAHALAGALEVGRELGRDGLIVVNLSGRGDKDMDTAARYFGLYDTDAEVAADANGGAAEIQGDAK